In the Topomyia yanbarensis strain Yona2022 chromosome 3, ASM3024719v1, whole genome shotgun sequence genome, one interval contains:
- the LOC131693181 gene encoding uncharacterized protein LOC131693181 translates to MRVEMNLDIQENHSLRDDIDSRIEQFKQDPERMSEMNIFVDEVLNEAQKNAEVKLRDKSAEDRPRNGNKLLSGLKQHRVVTRTRGLVLRIFEAICNCTNSATLPGQRAAGAAPTAATVANDNK, encoded by the exons ATGCGCGTCGAAATGAACCTCGATATTCAGGAAAATCACAGCCTGAGAGATGACATCGATTCTCGTATAGAACAGTTCAAGCAGGATCCAGAAAGGATGAGCGAAATGAACATCTTTGTTGATGAAGTGCTAAACGAGGCACAGAAAAACGCCGAGGTGAAGCTACGCGATAAATCT GCGGAGGACAGGCCCCGGAATG gaaaCAAGCTTTTGAGTGGACTGAAACAGCATCGCGTTGTCACTCGTACTCGTGGTTTAGTTCTGAGAATTTTCGAAGCAATATGCAATTGCACAAACTCGGCTACACTACCGGGTCAACGAGCTGCTGGAGCAGCACCAACTGCAGCCACAGTCGCTAACGATAACAAGTAA
- the LOC131693180 gene encoding general odorant-binding protein lush isoform X2, whose amino-acid sequence MTMKQLNNSLEMMRKACAPKYKVDEASLDGLKSGDFPPEPDTELKCYTMCIAQMAGTLTKKGEVSFSKTSAQIEAMLPPELKAPAKEALNHCKNAQASYKDPCDRVFYSVKCAAEFNRDVFIFP is encoded by the exons ATGACAATGAAGCAGCTCAACAATTCACTCGAGATGATGCGGAAAGCCTGCGCGCCAAAGTATAAAGTTGATGAAG CGAGTTTAGATGGTCTCAAGTCAGGGGATTTTCCACCGGAACCGGATACTGAGTTAAAATGTTATACGATGTGTATTGCACAAATGGCGGGAACG TTAACCAAAAAAGGAGAAGTAAGCTTCTCGAAGACATCGGCTCAGATTGAAGCTATGCTTCCACCGGAACTTAAAGCGCCCGCCAAGGAAGCTCTGAACCACTGCAAGAATGCAC AAGCATCGTACAAAGACCCCTGTGATAGAGTGTTTTACTCGGTAAAATGTGCTGCGGAATTCAACCGAGATGTGTTTATTTTCCCTTAA
- the LOC131693180 gene encoding general odorant-binding protein lush isoform X1: MGSLTIVILVFILKVLGPIDGAMTMKQLNNSLEMMRKACAPKYKVDEASLDGLKSGDFPPEPDTELKCYTMCIAQMAGTLTKKGEVSFSKTSAQIEAMLPPELKAPAKEALNHCKNAQASYKDPCDRVFYSVKCAAEFNRDVFIFP; this comes from the exons ATGGGAAGTTTAACAATTGTCATATTAGTGTTTATACTGAAAGTGTTAGGCCCTATAGATGGAGCG ATGACAATGAAGCAGCTCAACAATTCACTCGAGATGATGCGGAAAGCCTGCGCGCCAAAGTATAAAGTTGATGAAG CGAGTTTAGATGGTCTCAAGTCAGGGGATTTTCCACCGGAACCGGATACTGAGTTAAAATGTTATACGATGTGTATTGCACAAATGGCGGGAACG TTAACCAAAAAAGGAGAAGTAAGCTTCTCGAAGACATCGGCTCAGATTGAAGCTATGCTTCCACCGGAACTTAAAGCGCCCGCCAAGGAAGCTCTGAACCACTGCAAGAATGCAC AAGCATCGTACAAAGACCCCTGTGATAGAGTGTTTTACTCGGTAAAATGTGCTGCGGAATTCAACCGAGATGTGTTTATTTTCCCTTAA